In Dasania marina DSM 21967, one genomic interval encodes:
- a CDS encoding TonB-dependent receptor, with the protein MYQHKTLALKSIAVAIMSSAALNAGAYQLEEVMVTAQKRQQSAQDVSIAITAFGSESIKDLGMEQPIDVAAQTPGLFIKNGIGVANPYISIRNVGQSLFVTNAAQPVGMYMNEVNLAYTSLMSLPMYDIERIEVLKGPQGTLFGRNSTAGAMSLFSAKPSMEAGGEFTLQLGNKNLVETDGYINGPLSDTVAGRFAFTSKNRDGFYKNNATGNELGEVEMWAGRGSLLWDANSALTTHLVLEAVKDRSGNTPWASFGIADASDPQTNAGVDWVPGNAFGRDEAYGAGNSTGFAGSNACSEDMSRKELQAQNELGRCVTSTGHSGDGDLYEGEFSLEPVYHHDLYSAMLNVNYEADEVTLTSVTGYLYSDRILQEEFDGTAAISADQTYTSVTDVFSQELRLSGDSDHYNWVAGVYYGADKVDTKDTYDYADTWFHSKLVDFVQETTTYAMFGHTEWHIADSWSLIADARYTAEEITFDGGTYLIDVTDADFDDLLFGVPLENRQLSTATDNETTANEMTWKLGIDYKPNDDWLVYGFVSRGFKSGGYNGTWTSSDAELIPYEIETLIDYEIGFKGTLMDNTLQLNGGVFYYDYQDLQAFVLDASGVFNVSNIPETDIYGAELELWWRPLDGLDIRAGASYTDAEIKKVTADQMANGILAGNTTANAAEWMFNGLLRYEWALAEGYITAWQTDFNYQDDTYFTVQNTEAASQEGFWLANARVSLRPEVGDWEVALWVKNLADKEYVTEMFPDTLESLVAYNPSTPRTYGASFTYKW; encoded by the coding sequence ATGTACCAACACAAAACACTGGCCTTAAAGAGCATAGCCGTAGCAATAATGAGCAGTGCGGCACTGAATGCCGGGGCCTATCAGCTTGAAGAAGTTATGGTGACTGCGCAAAAGCGTCAACAAAGCGCGCAGGACGTCAGTATAGCGATTACCGCCTTTGGTAGTGAATCGATTAAAGATTTAGGTATGGAGCAACCCATCGATGTTGCCGCACAAACACCGGGTTTGTTTATTAAAAACGGTATAGGCGTAGCCAACCCCTACATCAGCATACGCAATGTCGGCCAATCGCTGTTTGTTACTAATGCTGCTCAGCCCGTGGGCATGTATATGAATGAGGTGAATCTGGCCTATACCAGCCTAATGTCACTACCCATGTACGATATAGAGCGCATAGAGGTTTTAAAAGGGCCGCAGGGCACTTTGTTTGGCCGTAACAGCACCGCCGGTGCCATGAGCCTGTTCTCAGCTAAACCCAGCATGGAGGCCGGTGGTGAGTTTACCTTACAGCTGGGTAATAAAAATTTAGTAGAAACTGACGGTTATATTAACGGCCCGCTTAGCGATACCGTGGCGGGGCGTTTTGCCTTTACCAGCAAAAACCGCGATGGTTTTTATAAGAACAATGCCACCGGCAATGAGCTGGGCGAAGTAGAAATGTGGGCCGGCCGAGGTAGCCTGTTATGGGATGCCAACTCGGCACTGACCACCCACTTAGTGCTAGAGGCGGTGAAAGATCGCAGCGGCAACACCCCTTGGGCCAGTTTCGGTATTGCCGATGCCTCTGATCCACAAACCAATGCTGGCGTTGATTGGGTGCCAGGCAATGCCTTTGGCCGCGACGAGGCCTATGGCGCGGGTAATTCTACCGGCTTTGCCGGCAGTAATGCCTGCTCGGAAGACATGAGCCGTAAAGAACTGCAGGCGCAAAATGAACTGGGCCGTTGTGTCACCAGCACTGGCCACAGTGGCGACGGCGATTTATATGAAGGCGAATTCAGTTTAGAGCCGGTTTATCACCACGATCTTTACAGCGCGATGCTTAATGTTAATTACGAAGCCGATGAGGTCACCCTAACCTCGGTTACCGGTTACCTATATTCTGATCGTATCTTGCAGGAAGAGTTTGATGGCACCGCCGCTATTAGTGCCGATCAAACCTATACCTCAGTGACTGATGTGTTTTCCCAAGAGCTGCGCTTGTCAGGCGACAGTGATCATTACAATTGGGTGGCAGGTGTTTACTACGGTGCCGATAAAGTCGATACCAAAGACACTTACGATTACGCCGACACCTGGTTTCACAGCAAGCTGGTGGACTTTGTGCAAGAAACTACCACTTACGCGATGTTTGGCCATACCGAATGGCATATTGCGGATAGTTGGTCGTTAATTGCCGATGCGCGTTACACCGCTGAGGAAATTACTTTTGATGGTGGTACTTATCTTATTGATGTTACCGACGCCGACTTTGACGATTTATTATTTGGCGTGCCGCTAGAAAATCGCCAGCTATCGACGGCTACTGATAATGAAACTACCGCCAATGAAATGACCTGGAAGCTAGGCATAGATTACAAACCCAATGATGACTGGCTGGTATATGGTTTTGTCAGCCGCGGCTTTAAAAGTGGTGGTTACAATGGTACCTGGACCTCTTCTGATGCTGAGTTGATCCCTTACGAGATAGAAACCTTAATCGATTATGAAATCGGTTTTAAAGGCACGCTAATGGATAACACCCTGCAATTAAACGGTGGCGTGTTCTATTACGATTATCAAGATTTACAAGCTTTTGTATTAGATGCCAGCGGTGTGTTTAACGTCAGTAATATACCCGAAACCGACATTTACGGTGCCGAGTTAGAGTTGTGGTGGCGGCCGCTGGATGGATTAGATATACGTGCCGGCGCCTCTTATACCGATGCTGAAATTAAAAAAGTAACCGCCGACCAAATGGCCAACGGTATTCTAGCGGGCAACACTACCGCCAATGCTGCCGAATGGATGTTTAATGGTTTGCTGCGTTATGAGTGGGCCTTGGCGGAAGGTTATATCACTGCTTGGCAAACGGATTTTAATTATCAGGATGATACTTACTTTACCGTGCAAAACACCGAAGCAGCCAGCCAAGAAGGTTTTTGGTTAGCCAACGCGCGGGTGAGTTTACGGCCCGAGGTAGGCGACTGGGAAGTGGCACTATGGGTTAAAAACTTAGCGGACAAAGAATATGTCACAGAAATGTTCCCCGATACGCTAGAGTCCTTGGTGGCTTATAACCCCAGCACACCAAGAACCTATGGCGCGTCCTTTACCTATAAGTGGTAA
- a CDS encoding response regulator transcription factor, which yields MSGTLLLNSAEWHQQLALLVDKIGSDDFVLQLSAAICSITQYNHIAVYTLSTKEVPTVLFHNLPEQWAKPTFPSYCEGAYLLDPIAQFCFNDAPSGAYHLKDLAPDHFKQSEYFKRYYKNIGLRDESVLLLKLKPDYYIAHSIGHRFSSLGRMNKREQQRLHYATPTLLAICRQHWSSVLNNEKVDDSSAKNIAAAFHQFGAEVLTSREQEIVREVLKGHSNKSIAENLYISFETVKVHRKHINNKLGTSSHAQLFSSFISYLTNSLDQA from the coding sequence TTGAGTGGTACGCTTTTACTAAATTCGGCAGAATGGCACCAGCAACTGGCCTTGCTGGTTGATAAAATCGGCAGCGATGATTTTGTATTGCAGCTTTCTGCGGCTATATGCAGTATTACGCAATACAATCATATTGCTGTTTACACCTTATCCACTAAAGAAGTACCTACCGTGCTGTTTCACAACCTGCCCGAGCAATGGGCTAAACCTACCTTCCCCAGTTATTGTGAAGGCGCCTATTTGCTAGATCCCATAGCCCAGTTTTGTTTTAACGACGCCCCTTCAGGCGCTTATCATCTAAAAGACTTGGCCCCCGATCACTTTAAGCAAAGCGAATATTTTAAGCGCTATTACAAAAACATAGGCCTGCGTGATGAGAGCGTGCTGCTGTTAAAATTAAAACCCGATTATTATATCGCCCATTCTATAGGCCATCGCTTTAGTAGCTTGGGAAGAATGAATAAACGCGAGCAACAGCGGCTACACTATGCAACGCCGACGCTGCTGGCCATTTGCCGGCAGCATTGGAGTTCGGTATTAAATAATGAAAAAGTAGACGATAGCAGTGCAAAAAATATTGCCGCCGCCTTTCACCAATTTGGCGCTGAGGTATTAACCAGCAGGGAACAGGAAATAGTACGTGAAGTGTTAAAGGGGCATTCCAATAAATCGATAGCCGAAAATTTATATATTAGTTTTGAAACCGTTAAAGTGCATCGCAAACACATTAATAATAAACTGGGCACATCCTCTCACGCGCAATTATTTAGCAGCTTTATCAGCTACCTCACCAATAGTTTGGACCAAGCCTAA
- a CDS encoding DUF3301 domain-containing protein — protein sequence MYFSLGDLLLLAAFITLLVYWWRAQGVKQQAFVAVKKHCKEMDVQLLDEGVALRGFWCKRDEQGRLKIWRSFVFEFSSTGNERYQGRVFMLGQGIEKIELQPHRLN from the coding sequence GTGTATTTTAGTTTAGGGGATTTATTGTTACTGGCGGCGTTTATTACCTTGCTGGTGTATTGGTGGCGAGCCCAGGGGGTTAAGCAGCAGGCTTTTGTCGCCGTCAAAAAACACTGTAAAGAAATGGATGTGCAGTTGCTGGATGAGGGTGTGGCGTTGCGCGGTTTTTGGTGCAAACGCGATGAGCAGGGGCGTTTAAAAATATGGCGCTCGTTTGTATTTGAGTTTAGCTCTACCGGCAACGAACGCTATCAAGGGCGAGTCTTTATGTTGGGGCAGGGCATAGAAAAAATCGAGCTGCAGCCACATCGCTTAAACTAA
- a CDS encoding MATE family efflux transporter, which produces MKRAVFTQGSTLKHILIMTGANTVGLIALFSVDLIDIYFLSLLGQEQMAAAVGFASTLLFFMTSLSIGLQIAMGALVAQAEGGNDRALAGRHCSNVMLFSGLVAALVCFPAWLFAEQLLAFMGAQDETLSLALSYCNILLPATPLLAVGMCAAAALRALGDARRAMLATMGGALINAVLDPIFIFVCEWSIEGAAMASFAARIGVFALAVSAIVKVHQLPSKTNKAFFREDLAAITAIAGPAVLTNIATPIGSSYVLKMMASFGDSAVAGAAIIGRIAPVAFVALFALSGAIGPIIGQNAGAGRYDRVRQVVWNAMLSNLAYVLVIWALLFLLSEYLVQFFSVDGDAAALITFYTHYLAGGFAFGGMLFIANASFNNLHLPYIATMLNFGRALLGTVPLVYIFSQYFGAVGVIAGEVAGAAVFGVLGFSLVLWHINRLEKAESVTV; this is translated from the coding sequence ATGAAACGCGCTGTATTTACCCAAGGCTCTACCCTTAAGCACATTCTGATCATGACCGGCGCCAACACCGTAGGCTTAATCGCCTTATTTAGTGTTGACCTGATTGATATCTATTTTTTGAGCCTGTTGGGTCAGGAGCAAATGGCTGCGGCAGTAGGCTTTGCCAGCACACTCTTGTTTTTTATGACCTCGCTAAGCATAGGCTTGCAGATAGCCATGGGGGCTCTAGTGGCTCAGGCCGAAGGGGGCAACGATAGAGCATTGGCGGGGCGTCATTGTAGTAATGTGATGCTGTTTAGTGGGTTGGTTGCGGCGCTAGTTTGCTTTCCTGCTTGGTTGTTTGCCGAGCAATTGTTAGCCTTTATGGGCGCGCAGGATGAAACCCTGTCCTTGGCGCTATCCTATTGCAATATTTTATTGCCGGCGACACCGTTATTGGCGGTAGGCATGTGTGCCGCCGCTGCACTGAGAGCCTTAGGTGACGCCCGCAGAGCGATGCTGGCCACTATGGGCGGCGCGCTAATTAATGCCGTGCTAGACCCCATCTTTATTTTCGTCTGCGAGTGGAGCATAGAGGGCGCCGCAATGGCCTCTTTTGCTGCCCGTATAGGGGTGTTTGCCCTAGCAGTAAGCGCCATAGTGAAAGTGCATCAGTTACCCAGTAAAACCAATAAAGCTTTTTTTCGTGAAGACCTGGCCGCCATAACAGCAATAGCGGGGCCGGCGGTATTAACCAATATCGCCACCCCTATAGGCAGTAGTTATGTGCTAAAAATGATGGCTAGCTTTGGTGATAGTGCGGTGGCGGGGGCGGCTATTATAGGGCGCATAGCGCCGGTGGCTTTTGTGGCGTTGTTTGCACTGTCGGGGGCTATAGGCCCCATCATCGGGCAAAATGCGGGCGCGGGGCGCTATGATAGGGTGCGGCAAGTGGTGTGGAATGCCATGCTCAGTAATTTAGCGTATGTGCTGGTGATTTGGGCGCTGTTATTTTTACTTAGCGAGTATTTGGTGCAGTTTTTTAGCGTAGATGGCGACGCCGCCGCGCTGATCACGTTTTATACCCATTACTTGGCTGGCGGTTTTGCCTTTGGCGGCATGTTGTTTATTGCCAATGCCAGTTTTAATAATCTGCACCTGCCGTATATTGCGACTATGTTAAATTTTGGCCGGGCTTTATTGGGTACTGTGCCTTTAGTGTATATATTTTCACAGTATTTTGGTGCTGTTGGGGTGATAGCGGGTGAAGTAGCCGGCGCTGCGGTATTTGGTGTATTAGGTTTTAGCTTGGTATTGTGGCATATCAACCGTTTAGAGAAAGCTGAGTCGGTTACGGTATAA
- a CDS encoding response regulator has protein sequence MANILIVDDSPIDQKELSSILEKNGHSVMRADNGESGVKMARSEKPDLILMDVVMPGLNGFQATRQISKAVETAHIPIILVSSKDQETDRQWGLRQGAKSYMVKPVKDKELLSEIAALL, from the coding sequence ATGGCAAATATACTCATCGTAGACGATTCACCTATAGATCAAAAAGAACTCTCTAGCATCTTAGAAAAAAATGGTCACTCAGTGATGCGCGCTGACAATGGTGAAAGTGGCGTTAAAATGGCCCGCAGCGAAAAACCCGACCTGATTTTAATGGATGTGGTAATGCCCGGCCTCAACGGCTTTCAGGCTACCCGTCAAATCAGCAAGGCAGTAGAGACCGCGCATATCCCCATTATTTTAGTGTCTAGCAAAGATCAGGAAACTGACCGCCAGTGGGGCCTGCGTCAAGGTGCCAAAAGCTATATGGTCAAGCCGGTTAAAGACAAAGAATTACTGAGTGAAATAGCCGCACTGCTGTAG
- a CDS encoding sensor domain-containing diguanylate cyclase: MSQADIRNYPDVMQACQTIANLVAKVCQVPAVLIMRQNSDSMEVISSADTPQSPFRSSDTVALNSGIYCETVIATQQPLEVSDALNDPLWHNNPEIKLGMIAYYGVPVNWPDGSIFGTFCALRNVAGHFDAEQTTLINEFASVIEALLKQVSSQEQLQLLADYDSLTQVYSRNRLLERLQHEFDRYQRYQTPLSVIYLDIDHFKQVNDNYGHGIGDLVLQLIAKQLLSNQRQTDFVGRLGGEEFLICLSDSQLNAAMLQAQRLLQKITEIDVEVKSHALDISASCGVAQASHGDQTIDQLIARADQALYKAKLAGRNQAKSA; encoded by the coding sequence ATGAGCCAAGCAGATATACGCAACTACCCCGATGTCATGCAGGCCTGCCAAACCATAGCCAATTTAGTCGCTAAAGTTTGTCAGGTACCCGCCGTGTTAATCATGCGGCAAAACAGCGACAGCATGGAAGTTATTAGCTCTGCCGACACGCCGCAAAGCCCCTTCCGCAGCAGTGACACTGTAGCCCTAAACTCAGGAATCTATTGCGAAACTGTGATCGCCACACAACAGCCACTGGAAGTAAGCGACGCCCTTAACGACCCGCTATGGCATAACAACCCCGAGATAAAACTAGGCATGATCGCCTACTATGGCGTGCCTGTTAACTGGCCTGACGGCAGCATCTTTGGTACCTTTTGCGCGTTACGTAATGTCGCCGGCCACTTTGATGCCGAGCAAACGACACTTATCAACGAGTTTGCCAGCGTTATCGAAGCTCTATTAAAACAAGTCAGTTCGCAAGAGCAGCTGCAGCTATTGGCCGACTATGACAGCCTTACTCAAGTCTATTCCCGCAATCGCCTATTGGAGCGTTTACAGCATGAATTTGACCGCTATCAACGCTACCAAACGCCGCTATCGGTTATTTATCTAGACATAGATCATTTCAAGCAGGTCAACGATAACTACGGCCACGGTATAGGCGACTTAGTACTGCAATTAATTGCTAAGCAGCTATTAAGTAATCAAAGGCAAACTGATTTTGTTGGTCGCTTGGGAGGGGAGGAATTTTTAATCTGTCTTAGCGACAGCCAATTAAATGCCGCCATGCTGCAGGCACAGCGGCTGCTGCAAAAAATTACCGAAATAGACGTGGAAGTAAAAAGCCACGCCTTGGATATTAGCGCCAGCTGTGGTGTTGCGCAGGCCAGCCATGGCGATCAAACTATAGATCAGCTTATTGCCCGCGCCGACCAGGCCTTATATAAAGCCAAGCTAGCTGGCAGAAACCAAGCTAAAAGTGCCTAG
- the rdgC gene encoding recombination-associated protein RdgC, protein MWFKNLLVYRFTKPFTETVENLEAALSAKSFNPCGSQELSSYGWAAPLGKHGEMFTHVANGYIMLCAQRQEKVLPAGVINEALIEKVEQIQARDGRSVGRKERIDLKDEVLFELLPKAFTRSSRQYAYIDPRAGLLIINAGAVKRAEEFMSYLRETLGTLPVIAATAKNVPQHAMTQWVLENKPPQGFELGGECELRDKADDSSIIRCKNQDLGSKEINSHLAAGMWVNKLAMSWQGGIDFIVDDQLAIKRISFGDLIQEQAEKQSADDAAAQFDVDFSIMTLEFAKFIKDIYVAFGGEDLSGLDD, encoded by the coding sequence ATGTGGTTTAAAAATTTATTAGTTTATCGCTTTACCAAACCCTTTACTGAAACCGTAGAAAACTTAGAGGCCGCTTTATCCGCGAAATCGTTTAACCCCTGTGGTAGCCAAGAGCTGAGCAGCTATGGCTGGGCGGCACCCTTGGGTAAGCATGGCGAAATGTTCACCCATGTCGCCAACGGTTACATTATGTTGTGCGCACAGCGTCAGGAAAAAGTTTTACCCGCCGGTGTGATTAATGAAGCACTGATTGAAAAAGTTGAACAGATACAAGCTCGCGATGGTCGTTCAGTAGGGCGTAAAGAGCGTATAGATTTAAAAGATGAAGTGCTGTTTGAACTATTACCTAAAGCCTTTACTCGTTCGTCGCGGCAGTATGCCTATATAGACCCACGTGCAGGTTTACTAATTATTAATGCCGGTGCGGTTAAGCGCGCTGAAGAGTTTATGAGCTACTTGCGGGAAACCCTAGGCACTTTACCGGTGATAGCGGCGACGGCAAAAAACGTACCGCAGCATGCGATGACGCAATGGGTGTTAGAGAACAAACCGCCGCAAGGCTTTGAACTGGGTGGTGAGTGTGAGCTGCGCGACAAGGCCGATGACAGTAGTATTATCCGCTGTAAAAATCAGGACTTGGGCTCTAAGGAAATTAACAGCCATTTAGCTGCCGGTATGTGGGTGAATAAATTGGCGATGAGCTGGCAGGGCGGCATAGATTTTATCGTCGATGATCAGCTGGCGATTAAACGCATTAGCTTTGGCGACTTAATTCAAGAGCAGGCTGAAAAACAAAGTGCCGACGATGCTGCTGCGCAGTTTGATGTCGACTTTAGTATTATGACGCTGGAGTTCGCCAAATTTATTAAAGATATCTATGTGGCTTTTGGCGGCGAAGATTTGTCGGGGCTGGATGACTGA
- a CDS encoding glutathione S-transferase: protein MPILYSFRRCPYAMRARLALAYAGLAVELREVVLRDKPAELLACSAKATVPVLQLPEGSLMADGTVMADGSLIADGSVIDESVEIMQWALAANDPDGWLASNGSEQAVLIARNDNEFKSALDRYKYPNRYVDDYPQLSLLEIEQQYKQQAEIFINELELRLQAQTFLMGCKVSMADMAILPFIRQFAFVNKAGFDAAPYQHVQRWLQQFLQSELFAQVMIKLPQWHAGDEPIIFAQ from the coding sequence ATGCCTATCTTATATTCTTTTCGTCGTTGCCCCTACGCTATGCGCGCACGTTTAGCGCTGGCCTATGCTGGCCTAGCTGTAGAGCTGCGGGAAGTCGTGTTGCGCGATAAGCCGGCCGAATTACTGGCCTGCTCGGCGAAAGCTACGGTGCCGGTATTGCAGTTGCCTGAGGGCTCTTTAATGGCTGATGGCACTGTGATGGCTGATGGCTCTCTAATAGCTGATGGCTCTGTGATAGATGAAAGCGTGGAGATTATGCAGTGGGCATTAGCGGCTAATGATCCCGACGGTTGGTTGGCTAGTAATGGCAGCGAACAAGCGGTTTTGATTGCGCGCAACGATAACGAATTTAAAAGTGCATTGGATAGATACAAATACCCTAATCGCTATGTAGACGATTACCCCCAGCTGAGCTTGTTAGAAATAGAACAACAGTATAAGCAGCAGGCGGAAATATTTATTAACGAGTTAGAGTTACGCTTACAGGCCCAGACATTTTTAATGGGGTGTAAAGTAAGTATGGCAGATATGGCGATTTTGCCTTTTATACGGCAGTTTGCCTTTGTTAATAAGGCTGGCTTTGATGCGGCGCCTTATCAACATGTGCAGCGTTGGCTGCAACAATTTTTACAATCCGAATTATTTGCCCAGGTAATGATTAAGTTACCGCAGTGGCATGCAGGTGATGAGCCGATTATTTTTGCGCAATAA
- a CDS encoding FKBP-type peptidyl-prolyl cis-trans isomerase, with product MSDTYTSVEQRASYGIGRQMGDQLAANPFDGVDADAVAAGLIDALAGKASVVSQDDLSAAFQEITQRMQAKEAEKAKEFTVEGDAFLAENAKRDGVTVTESGLQYEVLVAGEGDKPTASSTVRTHYHGTLIDGTVFDSSVDRGEPAEFPVNGVIAGWTEALQLMPVGSKWKLSVPYSLAYGERGAGGAIGPYTTLVFEVELLDIVA from the coding sequence ATGTCTGATACGTATACCAGCGTTGAGCAACGCGCCAGCTACGGCATAGGCCGTCAAATGGGCGATCAACTTGCCGCTAACCCTTTTGATGGTGTTGATGCCGATGCCGTTGCCGCTGGCCTTATCGATGCGCTTGCTGGCAAAGCCAGTGTTGTGTCGCAGGACGATTTAAGCGCTGCTTTCCAAGAAATTACCCAGCGCATGCAAGCCAAAGAAGCCGAAAAAGCCAAAGAGTTTACTGTTGAGGGCGATGCCTTCCTAGCTGAAAATGCCAAGCGTGACGGCGTTACAGTAACCGAGTCCGGCTTACAGTATGAAGTATTAGTGGCCGGTGAAGGTGACAAGCCTACTGCCAGTTCTACCGTGCGCACCCACTACCACGGCACGCTAATTGACGGCACCGTTTTCGACAGCTCTGTTGATCGTGGTGAGCCTGCTGAATTTCCTGTTAACGGCGTTATTGCCGGCTGGACCGAAGCCTTACAGTTAATGCCTGTAGGTTCAAAGTGGAAGTTATCAGTACCTTACAGCCTTGCCTATGGCGAGCGTGGTGCTGGTGGTGCTATAGGCCCATACACAACCTTAGTATTTGAAGTTGAATTGCTAGATATTGTTGCTTAA
- a CDS encoding ABCB family ABC transporter ATP-binding protein/permease, translating into MRHLDSNTQAEFKGFNWQILVTLWPYLAEYKARIALAIGCLLAAKGANVYGPFVLKDLVDKLDIQRGSDAQLIALPLALVLAFGLAKFSNVLFSELRDTIFGHVTERAMRRIGLKVFEHLHQLDLAFHLNRRTGGLSRDIERGTTGISFLMRFFVFNIFPTLIEILMIAGLLLVNYGIAFSLIIIVAVTLYIIYTIIATEWRTQFVRAANQADSASTTRAVDSLLNYETVKYFNNEHYEAQRYDSALAEWESARRSNRLSLFTLNGGQALIIAVAQTLMIGLAAQQVTEGKMSLGDFILVNAFMMQLFLPLNFLGFVYREIKSSMTNIEQMFTLLAQQPQVQDTAHASELVVSQGHIRFDNVYFHYHADRPILQGVSFEVQPGEKVAVVGASGAGKSTLVKLLFRFYDVSSGAISIDGQNISTVSQQSLRQAIGIVPQDTVLFNDSLYENIRYGLPSASHQQIEQACQMAHLAPFIASLPQGYDTPVGERGLKLSGGEKQRVAIARTLLKNPPIMAFDEATSSLDSHSEQAILTALQAAARGHSSLVIAHRLSTIIDADRIIVLEQGKIVEQGQHQQLLAAQGHYAALWHMQQREQQPS; encoded by the coding sequence ATGCGCCATCTAGACAGCAACACGCAAGCCGAATTTAAAGGTTTTAACTGGCAGATATTAGTCACCCTCTGGCCCTATCTGGCCGAGTATAAAGCCCGCATAGCCTTGGCCATAGGCTGCCTGCTGGCGGCCAAGGGTGCCAATGTCTACGGCCCTTTTGTGTTAAAAGATCTGGTCGATAAGCTGGATATACAGCGCGGCAGCGATGCCCAGCTTATCGCCCTGCCGCTGGCCTTGGTACTGGCTTTTGGTTTGGCCAAATTCTCTAATGTATTATTCAGTGAACTGCGCGATACCATTTTTGGCCACGTCACTGAGCGTGCCATGCGTCGCATAGGCTTAAAAGTGTTCGAGCATTTGCACCAACTGGACTTGGCCTTTCACCTTAACCGCCGCACCGGTGGGCTATCGCGGGATATAGAGCGAGGCACCACCGGCATTAGCTTTTTAATGCGTTTTTTCGTCTTTAATATCTTCCCCACCCTGATAGAGATTTTGATGATAGCCGGCTTGTTGCTAGTCAATTATGGCATCGCCTTTTCACTGATTATTATCGTCGCCGTCACCCTCTACATTATCTATACCATCATCGCCACCGAGTGGCGCACCCAGTTTGTCCGCGCCGCCAACCAAGCCGACTCCGCCAGCACCACCCGCGCCGTGGACAGCCTGCTCAATTATGAAACCGTTAAATACTTTAACAATGAGCACTACGAGGCGCAGCGCTACGATAGCGCCTTAGCCGAATGGGAGTCGGCGCGGCGCAGCAACCGACTATCGCTGTTTACCCTCAACGGCGGCCAGGCCTTAATTATCGCGGTGGCGCAAACCCTAATGATAGGGCTGGCAGCACAGCAGGTCACCGAAGGTAAAATGAGCCTAGGGGATTTCATCTTGGTCAACGCCTTTATGATGCAATTATTTTTGCCGCTGAATTTTTTAGGCTTTGTATATAGAGAAATCAAAAGCTCTATGACCAACATAGAGCAAATGTTTACTCTGTTAGCCCAGCAGCCGCAGGTGCAGGATACGGCCCACGCCAGCGAGCTAGTGGTCAGCCAGGGCCATATCCGTTTTGATAATGTCTATTTTCACTACCATGCCGACCGCCCCATACTGCAAGGCGTGAGCTTTGAGGTGCAGCCCGGCGAAAAAGTGGCCGTAGTGGGTGCCAGCGGCGCGGGCAAGTCTACCTTGGTGAAACTGCTGTTTCGCTTTTACGACGTCAGCAGCGGAGCTATTAGCATAGACGGGCAAAATATCAGCACGGTTAGCCAGCAATCACTGCGCCAAGCCATAGGCATAGTGCCGCAGGACACCGTGCTGTTTAACGACAGCCTCTATGAAAACATACGCTACGGGCTACCCAGCGCCAGCCACCAGCAAATCGAACAGGCCTGCCAAATGGCTCATCTAGCGCCCTTTATTGCCAGCCTGCCGCAGGGCTACGACACACCAGTGGGTGAGCGCGGCCTAAAATTATCCGGTGGCGAAAAGCAGCGCGTGGCCATAGCCCGCACCCTGCTGAAAAACCCACCCATTATGGCCTTTGACGAGGCCACCTCGTCACTGGACAGCCACTCTGAGCAAGCTATCTTAACGGCTCTACAAGCCGCCGCTAGGGGGCATAGCAGCCTAGTGATAGCCCATAGGCTCTCTACCATTATTGATGCCGATCGCATCATCGTACTAGAGCAAGGCAAAATCGTTGAACAGGGCCAACACCAGCAACTGCTGGCCGCACAGGGCCATTACGCCGCCCTGTGGCATATGCAGCAGCGCGAGCAACAGCCCAGCTAG
- the arfB gene encoding alternative ribosome rescue aminoacyl-tRNA hydrolase ArfB → MLIISNTVTIPLDYIELTAIRAQGAGGQNVNKVSSAIHLRFNIHCGCLPAYYVEQLIALNDQRISKDGIVIIKAQRFRSQEKNREDALNRLQAFIQQAGVRQKVRRATKPSKNSQRKRMDSKNKHGKKKVLRGKIDL, encoded by the coding sequence ATGTTAATAATCTCTAACACCGTCACTATACCGCTAGACTACATTGAATTAACCGCCATACGCGCCCAAGGTGCCGGCGGCCAAAACGTCAATAAAGTTTCTAGCGCCATACACCTGCGCTTTAACATCCACTGCGGCTGCCTACCTGCGTATTATGTTGAGCAGCTAATAGCGCTTAACGACCAGCGTATTAGCAAAGACGGTATTGTTATTATTAAAGCACAGCGCTTTCGCAGCCAAGAAAAAAATCGTGAGGACGCCCTCAACCGCCTGCAAGCCTTCATACAACAAGCAGGGGTTAGGCAAAAAGTGCGCCGGGCAACCAAGCCCAGCAAAAATTCACAACGCAAACGCATGGACAGTAAAAACAAGCACGGCAAAAAGAAAGTGCTTAGGGGCAAGATAGATCTTTAG